In Toxoplasma gondii ME49 chromosome X, whole genome shotgun sequence, a single genomic region encodes these proteins:
- a CDS encoding protein phosphatase 2C domain-containing protein (encoded by transcript TGME49_224240) — protein sequence MLRHNQAAPRRFSRVQSRQTKNKSGTSTRESRRKPSRDEQEFTCRDSAFLGGALTEQRMFVGGSPPEEVMGAAAGTQKSVEEDFSNMHANLGIEGSSSMDAAAKRQFCGAEAPVSVRLAGDDVHAGRVAACQGDGKPFDGDRASCSSLSLGASKPAVHGQVEGDDLPQTKNRREEETDAARQDMPTPSPLSSSSSGRPPSSSQRPVACVAPSDSYEEQARDCASAPSLEEEEAHRSVTRELGFKGMQESIRDPERSSLSPSAWGNPPGSHLLSESVGSADGLMHALSRRDRGKGDIAVASRLDSLVAESDASTEAAFRVENEAQNRSPCFLLQGLVDALAPREAQISVHVAEHIPALESAILRFATNRAKLRFCELFLRGLKARKHSPSWSFMIPGVVSPQTGLIFASGSPFHWPLGLAGAIVEAEERAERALLAVQGRSRAAGGSPVSPLMEARGAVGEIQAGSPWTGLLPDGAGGPESAGGASRNPPCDCLCLCHVTRNKEAKKEVISEVVERSFAPEAMPSHASVSRLTQESRWSQEKTQPTGVCGPGLQPEASPPGWPRPSRGCSREHSDVSLVSSVPAACAADSAALVSPVGYSHADPASDFALISFVFSAGPQDDHSPSGSHTEAGDRRSMHRGSETPSCLHSSRSQTSNNGEDASAEVAFPLESVEADVAVSPPSSRKAEGATNDAGVPGGPWLVRRRHRRDRGEARKAETPEAGQGDDAPTHAAVSADRGENGTREVQEKREKKRGGKASRTGRTRRKNKPITIKSYVVSSDTWQLGCIEYGSHSMSGQRAYNEDRVCVVPSVDVCTREGCCKAHTKAMFYAVYDGHNGEEAVNYVQEHLHKNIFRSRSFHGDVSKAIRAGFIATDNALRSMVMEKIRGEGFEDQDISPFSSGTTACTAVVRDMQLYIGNLGDSRCVLSRAGRSHLITVDHSCRTNADEQQRVREDGGHYDTDGYLNGAIGVSRAFGAFDKNCGQKLSGLTCEPQIHKETLRREDEFMIIACDGVFDVISCQEAVNCVRKHLRGGGTAETAAQALCKFAFERRSLDNLSAVIAVFQPPERLQHKDKRPADWTPTTPGLGEEKAATAEARPSSSSRSPLAATQSGASAGDRTGVSGGGSGAAGSGGDRTAAGEGPPRRRINFAALKGLL from the exons ATGCTGCGCCACAACCAAGCTGCCCCGCGACGCTTCTCACGAGTGCAGAGTCGACAAACGAAGAACAAGTCCGGCACAAGCACCCGAGAGTCAAGAAGGAAGCCATCAAGAGACGAACAAGAATTCACATGCAGAGATTCGGCGTTTCTTGGCGGGGCACTGACAGAGCAAAGAATGTTTGTGGGCGGCTCTCCGCCGGAGGAGGTCATGGGGGCTGCGGCAGGTACCCAGAAGAGCGTTGAGGAAGATTTTTcaaacatgcatgcgaaCCTAGGGATCGAGGGCTCTTCTTCGATGGACGCagccgcgaagagacagttCTGCGGAGCTGAGGCGCCAGTCTCCGTCCGTCTTGCCGGGGACGACGTCCACGCAGGTAGGGTGGCAGCCTGCCAGGGCGACGGGAAGCCGTTCGACGGTGACCgtgcttcttgttcttctctctcgcttggAGCGTCGAAACCTGCGGTGCATGGGCAGGTTGAGGGAGACGACTTGCCGCAAACAAAGAAccggagggaagaagagacagacgcggcgAGGCAGGATATGCCAACGCCctcccctctctcgtcttcctcttctggacgtcctccgtcttcctcccaGCGGCCTGTTGCGTGCGTTGCGCCTTCCGATTCGTATGAAGAGCAGGCGCGTGACTGTGCGTCTGCGCCCTcgctggaggaagaggaggcacATCGCTCTGTCACTCGAGAGTTAGGTTTTAAGGGCATGCAGGAGTCGATTCGCGACCCTGAGAGAagttcgctttctccttcagcttGGGGAAACCCCCCAGGCTCCCACCTGCTTTCGGAGAGTGTCGGGAGCGCCGACGGCCTGATGCATGCGCTgtcgaggcgagacagagggaaaggCGACATTGCAGTCGCGAGCCGCTTGGACTCTCTCGTCGCCGAGTCCGACGCGTCGACTGAAGCCGCCTTTCGTGTCGAGAATGAAGCGCAAAACAGAAGTCCTTGCTTCCTCCTGCAAGGTCTTGTCGACGCGCTCGCTCCTCGGGAGGCACAGATCTCCGTCCACGTCGCTGAGCAT aTTCCCGCCCTTGAGTCGGCGATCCTTCGCTTTGCAACGAACCGGGCGAAgcttcgtttctgcgagTTGTTTCTGAGGGGTTTGAAAGCGCGGAAACATTCCCCTTCGTGGTCTTTCATG ATTCCGGGCGTGGTTAGTCCCCAGACTGGCCTCATTTTCGCGTCGGGATCACCCTTTCACTGGCCCCTGGGTCTCGCGGGCGCCATCGTGGAGGCGGAAGAGCGCGCCGAGCGAGCCTTGCTGGCGGTCCAGGGCCGCAGTCGCGCCGCCGGCGGTTCgcccgtgtctcctctcatGGAAGCGAGGGGCGCGGTCGGAGAGATCCAGGCGGGAAGTCCGTGGACAGGCCTCTTGCCCGACGGCGCCGGCGGCCCAGAGAGCGCAGGCGGCGCCAGCCGCAATCCGCCGTGCGActgcctgtgtctctgtcacGTGACGCGAAacaaagaggcgaagaaagaggtgaTTTCCGAGGTTGTGGAGAGGTCTTTCGCACCCGAAGCCATGCCTTCGCATGCAAGTGTGTCGCGCCTCACGCAGGAGTCTCGCTGGAGCCAAGAAAAGACGCAGCCTACGGGGGTCTGCGGTCCTGGCTTACAGCCTGAGGCTTCGCCTCCTGGGTGGCCTAGGCCTTCTAGAGGGTGCTCCCGGGAGCACTCCGACGTCTCCTTGGTGTCTTCTGTTCCCGCTGCTTGCGCCGCGGACTCTGCCGCCCTCGTGTCTCCAGTGGGGTACAGCCACGCAGATCCGGCCTCGGACTTTGCGTTAatttccttcgtcttttctgcggGTCCGCAGGACGATCACTCGCCGTCGGGGTCCCACACGGAGGCGGGAGATCGGCGGAGCATGCATCGGGGCAGCGAGACGCCTTCTTGCCTGCATAGCTCTCGCAGCCAAACGAGCAACAACGGCGAAGATGCGTCAGCGGAggtcgcctttcctctggAGTCCGTCGAAGCCGACGTTGCTGTCTCCCCGCCCTCGAGTCGAAAAGCTGAGGGGGCGACAAACGACGCTGGGGTCCCCGGCGGCCCTTGGCTGGTCCGTAGAAGGCACCGGCGCGACCGCGGCGAGGCGCGaaaggcggagacgccggaaGCTGGCCAGGGCGACGACGctccgacgcatgcagcagttTCCGCCGACAGGGGGGAGAACGGGACACGGGAGGTacaagagaaaagggagaaaaaacgcggaggaaaggcgagtCGAACTGGGCGAACTCGCCGGAAAAACAAACCCATCACCATCAAGTCCTACGTCGTCTCCAGTGACACTTGGCAACTCG GATGCATCGAGTACGGCAGTCACAGCATGTCTGGCCAGCGGGCGTACAACGAGGACCGCGTTTGTGTCGTTCCCTCAGTCGATGTCTGCACTCGCGAAGGGTGTTGCAAAGCACACACCAAG GCGATGTTTTATGCCGTCTACGACGGCCACaacggcgaggaagcagtCAACTACGTTCAAGAGCATCTCCACAAAAATATTTTTCGGTCGCGCTCCTTCCACG GGGATGTGTCGAAAGCGATTCGTGCAGGGTTTATCGCGACCGACAACGCTTTGCGTTCGATGGTGATGGAAAAGATCCGGGGCGAGGGATTTGAGGACCAGGATATC tccCCCTTCTCAAGCGGCACGACGGCGTGTACGGCGGTGGTCCGCGACATGCAACTCTACATTGGAAATCTTGGGGATAG CCGATGCGTTTTGTCTCGCGCCGGTCGCTCACATCTCATCACTGTGGATCACTCGTGTCGGACGAACGCGGACGAGCAGCAGCGCGTCCGAGAAGACGGCGGCCACTACGACACCGATGGCTACCTGAACGGGGCGATTGGTGTCTCAAGGGCCTTTGGCGCGTTCGACAAAAACTGTGGACAGAAACTCTCTGGGTTGACGTGCGAGCCTCAGATTCACAAAGAAACGCTACGAAGAG AGGATGAATTCATGATCATCGCATGCGACGGTGTGTTCGACGTGATCAGTTGCCAAGAGGCTGTGAATTGCGTACGTAAGCATCTGAGAGGAGGCGGGACGGCAGAGACGGCAGCGCAAGCCCTGTGCAAGTTTGCGTTCGAGCGGCGGTCTCTCGACAACCTTTCTGCCGTTATCGCTGTCTTCCAGCCCCCCGAGCGTCTTCAACATAAAGACAAAAGACCTGCGGACTGGACTCCTACCACCCCCGGACtcggcgaagaaaaggctgcCACAGCAGAGGCCAGACCTTCGAGCTCGTCACGGTCTCCTTTGGCCGCCACCCAAAGTGGAGCCTCAGCTGGAGACCGCACTGGAGTCTCCGGTGGAGGGTCAGGCGCTGCAGGCAGCGGCGGGGACAGGACAGCCGCGGGCGAAGGACCACCCCGAAGGCGGATCAACTTCGCCGCGCTAAAGGGTCTGTTGTAG
- a CDS encoding translation initiation factor IF-3 protein (encoded by transcript TGME49_224235) codes for MGMQTASSMWPLIFHPSSVSAPTGRLLGRQGRDSVRCLGTLTRQDVQTGTPVRACGTEKGRGAAAEEGARGDCRRCIGRLTFFGFRLLLIRLCLIVVHNAPAGARGTALDGGKSHVTFAAQLNLRDPPFAWFPFEERRWEHLQDLRGERGGRHRTWNDWGNRKFSTSSQEGRVSLRGFYSLLKMCGLSQLIRSGNNEGIFRSEGLADTAQGPSEVHSTLHLGQKERGIQGCFSTPFLHKNSLSFLSPSSARLSLNPCKCDPQSSSATRSSSRWYTAFLPVPADSLHPKTQLRTFLGARWERRKYASVACGFRSEKRPDTFLGSCFVLKQVAVQYGSAIRPFTERSKRAQVLGAEKWSEESKPTEWIRGKETFPESDRGGTPLHDVGQDDTLIRRDAEAEHVQDEEIDATEDEKRAYRWMKAKREQKGKKQLRKEIRVTPRIADHDLQVKANRARQFILEKNQVTFTVQLRGRERSNPELYRPLLERIAGMVDDIAAPANAIKQQTNALSQLFQPRKKKCSSKLTSPPAGANPCSATEDLRESVEVSSEG; via the exons ATGGGGATGCAGACAGCAAGCAGTATGTGGCCTCTTATTTTCCATCCGTCTTCCGTCTCAGCTCCGACCGGTCGATTGCTTGGACGACAAGGTCGCGACTCAGTCCGGTGTCTCGGTACCCTTACTCGACAGGATGTGCAGACGGGCACACCCGTGAGAGCGTGTGGtacagaaaaaggaagaggggCGGCCGCTGAAGAAGGTGCAAGGGGAGATTGTCGTCGATGCATCGGGAGATTGACTTTTTTTGGTTTCCGGCTCCTCCTTATACGACTGTGCCTCATTGTTGTTCATAACGCGCCTGCGGGGGCAAGGGGTACAGCGTTAGACGGAGGCAAGAGCCATGTCACTTTTGCTGCTCAGTTGAATCTTCGTGATCCACCATTCGCTTGGTTTCCCTTTGAAGAAAGACGCTGGGAACATTTGCAAGATctcagaggagagaggggaggacgGCACCGTACGTGGAATGACTGGGGGAACCGGAAGTTCTCGACAAGTTCTCAGGAAGGAAGGGTATCGCTGAGAGGATTTTACTCTTTACTGAAAATGTGTGGACTTTCACAGTTGATTCGAAGTGGCAACAACGAGGGCATTTTCCGCAGTGAGGGATTGGCTGATACGGCTCAAGGGCCTTCTGAGGTCCACTCGACACTACACCTAGgccagaaagaaagaggcatTCAAGGGTGTTTCTCCACTCCTTTTCTTCACAAGAACtcgctgtctttcctttcgcCCAGCTCTGCTAGACTGAGCTTGAATCCTTGCAAATGTGACCCCCAGTCGTCTTCTGCCACTCGGTCCAGCTCACGTTGGTATACGGCGTTTCTGCCAGTGCCCGCCGATAGTTTGCACCCCAAAACTCAGTTAAGAACTTTTCTCGGTGCCAGATGGGAGCGTCGAAAATACGCAAGTGTGGCGTGTGGGTTTCGGTCGGAGAAGCGACCTGACACCTTTTTAGGTTCCTGCTTTGTTTTAAAGCAAGTCGCTGTTCAGTATGGATCGGCGATTCGCCCATTCACTGAGAGGAGCAAGCGGGCACAAGTTCTCGGAGCCGAGAAGTGGAGCGAAGAAAGTAAACCAACGGAATGGATTCGCGGGAAAGAGACGTTCCCAGAGAGTGATCGCGGGGGGACTCCTCTTCACGACGTGGGCCAGGACGATACCTTGATTCGTCGCGACGCCGAAGCGGAACATGTCCAAGACGAGGAAATCGATGCCACtgaggacgagaaaagagccTATCGCTGG ATGAAAGCTAAGCGGGAGCAGAAGGGCAAGAAGCAGCTTAGGAAGGAAATTCGTGTGACTCCTCG AATAGCTGATCACGATTTGCAGGTCAAGGCGAACCGAGCGCGTCAGTTTATTCTAGAAAAGAACCAG GTTACTTTCACCGTTCAACTTCGTGGGCGTGAGAGGAGCAACCCAGAGTTGTACCGACCGCTTCTCGAACGCATAGCAGGGATGGTGGATGACATTGCCGCGCCGGCGAATGCGATCAAGCAGCAGACGAACGCTCTTAGCCAGTTGTTTCaaccgagaaagaaaaaatgCTCATCCAAGCTGACTTCCCCACCTGCTGGTGCAAATCCATGTTCTGCCACAGAGGACCTCCGTGAGTCTGTCGAAGTCTCGTCGGAAGGCTGA
- the AP2X3 gene encoding AP2 domain transcription factor AP2X-3 (encoded by transcript TGME49_224230): MELPDQAAYGRQLAKRRRLSASEEEATLASKNDGKEGLQEPAGATAGHLLPAEEPGQYTPEHTEGRREFRRHPVVLPGGGRKAASYGLIAVGGGDSLRASRRTRSSASIETSAEEKETYTSPELGPGASWSVSTVKGSKGRSDEEGRAGKRAGACAARDSAAGSRTLAQAHRGADEERMPPHSPARDGSHQVCWDSDALPSPYDLGLSEADDEEVSPQKEALAEKNGLVLFAEQSLQGVGLATLTVPSGATSSKGAFSAGSPFLPGSGTTASPRSPVPRGDKSLGDGSVGSDDVSAKASPHAHHNVTAGADASQSSEDAFFPAAPPGGVPGTLTVEDLLTMPERRQDPEAEKAAKTDFDCLAALIQDALGEAGGAAGRVAPKRRCRTLGAGFNPTHSARPGSGSVAGLEAPGALGRELDALVAGGSPEESRADLEPDGQAAGASWQESLHLQYDTRNGGTYEEDLDSASLSFLLGHSEGSEKGPALSASAGASTAASVSSFFPSEAACGVYAPGQHGRPTQSQDPAKERQRRLARDRETLNLSAQIAARFKSCRTEDVMRLFRRYLAVSSRQVRDPATLERVVAACCYISSRQAMDGLSLSDICHEMDASNGQDLFAAGCEARGKKLADGEGMGRGESDRERAGGAHASMRCKSLGKWVVRICRKLQLQALPDKDDDPEERANRVLARVKQLLIAKMEEEEQRRPQLVNAFVRATQSAVEKQRLKAEGDRSEADSLASLESLLGDEARRADARADAEARRQTPAEAQLGDFLDGHQGGEKTGRVSSARINGRAAEASPAPPAPQGSTAPADSTPAAGSEERQALNAIEELLAQVTGGSNLDCFGSATLAAVDSDLASGTSHVDRESCARLRRLDKSGRDAFAADADGPERPTENEVEPEARPGAAGVLAEDVDEASMALTPNPDDRSSSASGDAAEPVASIRLEQREEKNGDASGLSLDICPSLFDPVDMPALSASSEGDSGDSSPFSPILTSLLSASLPPSETLAQAKDMQPAARLQLQRFTWLQKMRAEALEKLKKEKEAVFRGLVLLQRILQLFYDVKQGESDGEREDGEDGEGKKRQKGWTEEDPLDKRWRARGRCDAVSLASLIIIVFKWMQIPIPQRIALDALHVDRKSVYKRRLEQMHILKTLFGHLRGMVEKKDGSSSSALAEELKASLPPHLASLLQQVVGNPATMQRLLALADEEEELGNFISSQSLGSDGESGKASAGLGGVPPPAAAASPTPVKTSQASFHPQAPAASSPESSAPSVAVEPEQDAASSSFLAAILAEVAAEREVGAVKTRGPGDAERTAAELGFQTRKKRRVSELNAQRSPDNGLGSDLYDEDREASSAVPVASPLANLCSSLSSSSHRNPSEMAAVASVAPSPRAARHPRAPDEMTLQGLAVGKDAGTPRQAGGYAGTFLPGDGDRVSEGEDGRSERVRARFLAERGSMDASSSFALGFSLAEALLRHGFCLPSPSDPPAGLADAQFATGDLLRDGGSSSGERALRMQPEGFSATRGSRPAVAPGPAGFGIQAEAEHEGRGDVNSTDVIFSNRATRDIIASFLASASTEGHPGTASLTGRGLEDGRSPRLRGPLAAVPKAVSQADRGPGRFNRGASGSCRQPSSRSPPLPVSPYRGRTGDSSRQRPLSPSSLFAAAASMAGVLPGPLPSSRSAGSSALSPGVERSPRERVAAQALEATRRGDVDDRSLHPSSSVSAVRSLLPAEPALGGASPFASSALAMGLPEAGASQAGADAPLASPSIALATVAHLKAAEKALLDSVPDSARVVSLQFERTQQRWVCKWQRHKPAGAPANRKEPWHRRCFSVIKYGYEGAHALAAAVAKKLRDGRRALLQKQRRLEEEGLAEAEEAPRDEEEVGDAEDEEPLGAAEEAEETVSPRVDAGGDRSASGSAEAGKQ, encoded by the exons ATGGAGCTCCCGGATCAGGCCGCCTACGGCCGTCAACTCGCGAAGCGCCGGCGCCTCTCcgcgtctgaagaagaagccaccTTGGCGTCGAAAAACGATGGGAAGGAAGGCCTGCAAGAACCTGCAGGCGCCACTGCCGGACACTTGCTTCCAGCCGAAGAGCCTGGACAGTACACTCCCGAGCACACggaggggagacgagagTTTCGCAGGCACCCCGTCGTCTTGCCTGGAGGCGGCAGGAAGGCCGCGTCCTACGGCCTGATCGCAGTTGGCGGCGGAGACTCTCTGCGGGCGTCGCGCCGAACGCGGTCGTCGGCGTCGATAGAGACTTCcgcggaggaaaaggagacgtaCACGTCGCCGGAGCTCGGCCCCGGAGCCTCTTGGAGTGTCTCTACGGTCAAGGGCTCAAAGGGGCGAAGCGACGAGGAGGGCCGCGCCGGGAAGCGAGCCGGTGCCTGTGCGGCGCGAGACTCTGCTGCAGGCTCCCGGACGCTGGCGCAGGCGCACCGAGGCGCCGACGAGGAACGGATGCCGCCTCACAGCCCCGCCAGAGACGGAAGCCACCAGGTGTGCTGGGATAGTGACGCGCTGCCCTCGCCGTACGACTTGGGGCTCTccgaagcagacgacgaggaggtCTCACCCCAGAAAGAGGCTCTGGCTGAGAAAAACGGCCTCGTCCTTTTCGCGGAACAGTCGCTCCAAGGCGTAGGCCTAGCGACTCTCACTGTGCCTTCCGGCGCTACCTCCAGCAAGGGCGCCTTCTCCGCGGGATCGCCGTTCTTGCCGGGCTCCGGCACGACCGCATCGCCCCGTTCTCCGGTCCCGAGGGGCGACAAGAGCCTGGGCGACGGCTCGGTAGGTAGCGATGATGTTTCCGCAAAGGCCAGCCCCCACGCCCACCACAACGTCACTGCAGGCGCCGACGCGAGTCAGAGCTCTGAAGACGCGTTTTTTCCAGCGGCTCCTCCGGGGGGGGTCCCCGGCACGTTGACGGTCGAAGACCTCCTCACGATGCCCGAGCGACGCCAGGATCCCGAAGCGGAGAAGGCCGCAAAGACAGACTTCGACTGCCTTGCTGCCCTGATTCAAGACGCTCTCGGAGAAGCTGGCGGCGCGGCTGGGCGCGTGGCTCCGAAGCGCAGATGCCGGACGCTTGGCGCGGGCTTCAACCCCACGCACTCTGCGCGCCCTGGCTCGGGATCTGTGGCGGGTCTCGAGGCCCCCGGGGCCTTGGGCAGAGAGTTGGATGCGCTTGTAGCCGGAGGTTCACCCGAGGAGAGCCGCGCAGATCTCGAACCGGACGGCCAGGCCGCGGGCGCCAGTTGGCAAGAGTCGCTTCACCTCCAGTACGACACACGTAACGGCGGCACCTACGAAGAAGACCTCGACAGCGCCtcgctttcgtttcttctcggccACTCCGAAGGCTCTGAGAAAGGCCCCGCGCTGTCGGCGTCTGCAGGCGCCTCGACGgctgcttctgtttcctccttttttccttctgagGCCGCGTGTGGCGTCTACGCGCCTGGACAGCACGGGCGACCTACGCAGAGCCAAGACCCTGCGAAGGAACGCCAGCGGCGCCTTGCACGAGATCGAGAGACGCTGAATCTCTCTGCCCAGATCGCGGCGCGGTTCAAGAGCTGTCGTACCGAAGACGTCATGCGCCTCTTTCGCCGCTACCTCGCCGTCAGCTCCCGCCAGGTGCGCGACCCCGCGACTCTGGAGCGCGTCGTCGCTGCTTGTTGCTACATCTCGTCTCGCCAGGCGATGGATggcctctcgctgtcggaCATTTGCCACGAAATGGATGCGAGCAACGGCCAAGACTTGTTCGCAGCGGGGTGCGAGgcgcgagggaagaagctcgcagacggcgaaggcATGGGGCGGGGCGAGAGTGATCGAGAGCGGGCGGGcggcgcgcatgcgtcgatgCGCTGCAAGAGCTTGGGCAAGTGGGTGGTGAGGATTTGTCGAAAGCTCCAACTGCAGGCGCTTCCAGACAAGGACGACGACCCCGAAGAGCGAGCGAATCGCGTCCTGGCGCGTGTGAAGCAGCTCCTCATCGCGAAgatggaagaggaagaacagcgaAGGCCGCAATTGGTCAACGCGTTCGTCCGGGCGACGCAGAGTgctgtggagaagcagcgactcAAGGCCGAGGGCGATCGAAGCGAGGCAgattctctcgcgtctctggagTCCCTCCTCGGCGACGAAGCCCGGAGAGCTGACGCTCGTGCCGACGCAGAAGCCAGGCGCCAGACCCCCGCGGAGGCCCAACTCGGGGACTTCCTTGACGGACACCAGGGGGGCGAAAAGACTGGGCGAGTGTCTAGCGCAAGGATCAACGGCCGCGCCGCCGAGGCCTCGCCCGCACCGCCTGCTCCCCAAGGCTCAACTGCTCCGGCGGACTCGACGCCTGCCgctggaagcgaagagagacaggctctGAACGCGATCGAGGAACTGCTCGCGCAAGTGACCGGAGGCTCCAATCTTGACTGCTTTGGGAGCGCCACTCTCGCCGCCGTTGATTCAGATCTGGCCTCCGGGACCTCCCATGTAGACAGAGAGTCTTGCGCCCGTCTCAGACGCCTAGACAAGAGTGGAAGAgacgccttcgccgccgatGCTGACGGCCCAGAGAGGCCGACCGAAAACGAAGTCGAACCGGAGGCAAGGCCCGGGGCCGCTGGCGTCTTGGCCGAGGATGTAGACGAGGCCTCAATGGCTTTGACGCCTAACCCAGACGATCGTTCGAGCAGTGCATCTGGAGATGCGGCAGAGCCGGTAGCGAGCATCCGGCTGGAGcagcgcgaagagaagaacggagacgctTCTGGACTCAGCTTAGACATCTGTCCCTCGCTGTTTGACCCCGTGGACATGCCCGCCCTGTCCGCCTCGTCAGAAGGCGACTCGGGCGACTCTTCGCCGTTCTCGCCGATCctcacttctcttctctccgcgtcgctgccgcctTCCGAGACGCTCGCCCAGGCAAAAGACATGCAACCGGCGGcgcgtctgcagctgcagcgatTCACATGGCTGCAAAAGATGCGCGCAGAGGCTCtggagaaactgaagaaggagaaggaggctgTCTTTCGCGGGTTGGTTCTCCTTCAGCGCATCCTGCAACTCTTCTACGACGTCAAGCAgggcgagagcgacggagagcgagaagacggcgaggatGGGGAAGGcaaaaagcgacagaaaggatGGACCGAAGAAGATCCTCTAGACAAACGCTGG CGCGCTCGCGGTCGTTGCGACGCTGTCTCCTTGGCTTCTCTCATCATCATCGTCTTCAAGTGGATGCAG ATCCCCATCCCTCAGCGCATTGCTTTGGACGCTCTTCACGTCGACCGCAAGAGCGTGTACAAGCGTCGCCTGGAACAGATGCACATTCTGAAGACCCTGTTCGG ACACCTCCGGGGCatggtggagaagaaggacgggTCTTCGAGTTCGGCGCTCGCGGAGGAGCTGAAGGCTTCTCTGCCCCCGCACttggcttctctgcttcagcAGGTGGTTGGGAACCCAGCGACGATGCAGCGGCTCCTGGCCCtggcagacgaggaagaagagctaGGAAATTTTATTTCCTCTCAGTCTCTGGGTTCGGACGGCGAGTCAGGGAAGGCCTCCGCAGGACTCGGAGGGGTCCCGCCACCTGCGGCCGCGGCTTCACCCACACCTGTTAAGACATCGCAGGCTTCCTTCCACCCCCAGGCGCCTGCCGCGTCGTCGCCAGAGAGCTCTGCTCCTTCTGTGGCTGTGGAGCCTGAACAAGACGCCGCCTCGTCTTCATTCTTGGCGGCGATTCTGGCGGAGGTCGCGGCGGAGAGGGAGGTGGGGGCTGTGAAGACCCGAGGGCCTGGCGACGCTGAAAGAACCGCTGCGGAGCTCGGCTTTCAGactcggaagaagagaagagtgtCTGAGTTGAACGCTCAGCGATCACCAGACAATGGCCTCGGCTCCGATCTCTACGACGAAGACCGCGAGGCGAGCAGCGCGGTTCCGGTGGCCTCTCCCCTCGCGAATCTctgctcctcgctctcttcgtcgtctcaCAGGAATCCCTCTGAGATGGCAGCGGTCGCGAGTGtggcgccttcgcctcgagCTGCGAGGCACCCGCGCGCGCCTGATGAGATGACTTTGCAGGGTCTAGCAGTCGGAAAGGATGCAGGGACCCCACGACAGGCCGGGGGCTATGCGGGGACATTCTTGCCCGGGGACGGCGACCGAGTGTCGGAGGGCGAGGacgggagaagcgagagagttCGAGCGCGGTTTCTGGCAGAACGAGGCTCTATGGacgcttcctcgtccttcgcgCTGGGGTTCAGTCTCGCCGAGGCGCTCCTGCGTCacggcttctgtctcccctcgccCTCAGACCCCCCCGCAGGCCTCGCCGACGCGCAGTTCGCTACTGGCGACCTGCTGCGGGACGGTGGGTCTTCTTCGGGAGAGAGAgctctgcgcatgcaaccTGAAGGCTTCTCGGCTACTCGCGGGAGCCGCCCCGCCGTAGCTCCAGGCCCCGCGGGTTTCGGAATACAGGCCGAGGCCGAGCACGAAGGTCGAGGCGATGTCAACTCGACCGACGTCATCTTCAGCAACCGCGCGACAAGAGACATCATCGCGAGTTTCTTGGCGAGCGCAAGTACTGAAGGCCACCCGGGGACTGCGTCGCTGACGGGGCGAGGCCTGGAGGACGGTCGGAGTCCGCGACTCCGCGGGCCTCTCGCCGCCGTCCCCAAGGCCGTTTCGCAGGCCGACCGCGGTCCCGGTCGCTTCAACCGCGGAGCGAGCGGCTCCTGTCGGCAACCGTCCTCGCGCTCCCCGCCTCTTCCGGTCTCGCCGTACCGGGGCAGGACCGGAGACTCCAGTCGGCAGCGCCCGCTGTCgccgtcgtcgctcttcgcAGCTGCAGCCAGCATGGCTGGGGTCCTTCCAGGGCCGCTTCCAAGCTCGCGGTCTGCGGGCTCCAGCGCCCTGTCGCCGGGAGTCGAGCGTTCGCCCCGAGAGCGCGTGGCGGCGCAGGCACTCGAAGCGACTCGTCGTGGCGACGTCGATGACAGGAGTCTCCATCCCTCGTCTTCGGTGTCTGCGGTTCGGTCTCTCCTGCCAGCGGAGCCGGCGCTCGGTGGGGCGTCacccttcgcttcctccgcgTTGGCGATGGGTCTTCCAGAGGCAGGGGCGTCTCAGGCAGGCGCGGACGCTCCGCTGGCCTCCCCTTCGATTGCTCTCGCGACGGTCGCCCACCTGAAAGCCGCGGAGAAAGCTCTTCTGGATTCGGTTCCCGATTCGGCTcgcgtcgtctccctccAGTTCGAGCGCACCCAGCAACGGTGGGTCTGCAAGTGGCAGCGCCACAAACCTGCGGGGGCGCCTGCGAATCGCAAGGAGCCTTGGCATCGTCGGTGCTTCTCCGTCATCAAGTACGGCTACGAGGGAGCACATGCACTCGCTGCGGCGGTCGCGAAGAAACTCCGGGACGGACGCCGCGCTctgctgcagaagcagcgacgctTGGAGGAGGAGGGCCTTgcggaggcggaagaggcgccgagagatgaggaagaagtcggagacgcagaggacgaggagccTCTCGGCGCGGCTGAGGAGGCCGAGGAGACCGTGAGCCCGCGCGTGGACGctggcggagacaggagcgcgAGCGGAAGCGCCGAGGCAGGGAAACAGTGA